The Macadamia integrifolia cultivar HAES 741 chromosome 3, SCU_Mint_v3, whole genome shotgun sequence genome segment TCCACATATTTCTGTTTCggttctaaattgacacccttaatctcAGGTGCAATTCGGGTAGTTCGATGGCCAAAGCATGAAGACGACTTGTTAGAAGATTGGGAAATTGAGTATGGAGCTTACAGATTCGAATACTCGGAGCTCCTCAAAGCAACATGTGAATTTGGAGAGAAAAACCTAATTGGTAGAGGAGGATTTGGATGTGTTTACAAGGGTGTGATTCCAAGTACAGGCCTTGAAGTGGCAATCAAGAAGGTTGCTCATGATTCAAGACAGGGGAAGAAAGAATTTCTTGCAGAGATTATTAGCATGGGAAGGCTTAGGCACAGGAATCTGGTTCAGCTACATGGATGGTGCAGAAGGAACAATGAACTCCTCCTTATTTATGATTATGTTCCAAATGGGAGTCTTGACAAGCTATTATTCCATTCCCCAAAGGAAATTCTAACTTGGGACCAGAGATTCAAGATCTTGATTGGAGCTGGACAAGCCTTGTTGTATCTCCATGAAGAATGTGACCAAAGAGTGCTTCATAGGGATGTGAAGTCAAGCAATGTATTAATAGATGCAGACCTGAATGCCAAGCTTGGAGACTTTGGTCTTTCTAGAATATATGATCATGGCATCAATCCTCAAACTACCTATGTTGTTGGGACACTTGGGTACCTTGCACCAGAGCTCACTAGGACAGGGAAGGCCACAACAAGCACTGATGTGTATAGCTATGGTGCTTTTATGTTAGAGGTGGCTTGTGGGAGGAGACCTATTGAGCCAGAGAAGAATGAACAGGAGCTGGTTTTGGTGGATTGGGTCAGTGAATTACATTCCCAAAGAGATATCTTAAGAGCCATTGACCCCTTATTGGACTTCTATAACCCAGAGGAGGCAGAGCTTGTGCTTAGTCTTGGTTTGCTTTGTTCCCATCCTCTTCCTCACTGCAGGCCTAATATGAGAAAGGTTGTGCAGTTCCTGTTAAGGGATGCCAGTCTGCCTTCCCTGCCCCCTGATCTCCATCTTGAGCTTTCTGGTTTGGTTTCTGAATCATTGGATGCTTACTTTAATTTCTCTGATCCTTTAGGTCACAGAATGAACTATTCAGATAGTATTTCTACTAGTGTCTTAAGCTTGGACAAGAATGATGTTGGACAGGCTTCTAGAGTAACTTTTTGAAGTGGAAGAATTTGGTAATGACATTGATTTCAATTATTGGCCAATGGAGATTGTAATTGTAAATGTATGTATTTTAGTTTGTGTTTTTGAGCATGGAGTGTATAATTTATATAAGCCTATTTGTTTCTATAATTACATACAATCAAATCCTCAATCCTTAAAACCACACCACCCCCcacacccctccccccccaaaaaaaaaacactcaatCCAATCTCCAAGATTATTCTTTCAAATCCTCAATGCAATCCCCAAAATTACTCAATCAAAACCTTAATCCAATCTCCATATGcattaacactccccctcaaatGCAAGATGGATTGGAGGAAACCAACTTGAGTTCACATGACTTTTACTAGAATCTGATGACTCGTCCCAATCAAAACCTGAATTTTCAATTATCTGTAATATAATTAATTACTCGAGATACTTTTTCTCACCCAAGTATTGGAAACTTTTTTACTATTCCTCACCTCAGGAAAATTTTTCTAAAGCACCATGTCATTGATTCTCCGCCAAaagggacttttttttttttttgtggggtgtGTGGCCCCTGTGCCCAGACACATGACAGCGAAATGATAAGTCTATCCCAGTGAAAAGGAAGATGAGTCTTCTGTGGATACTTTTTTTGTGTGTTCTTATTGGCCCTCATGCACTTGTAAAAATCACACTTCTTCACAGGAAACACTTTGTTTTTAGTTGATCTCTCTGACATGGATCCACCTAACCTAAGACCCAATGGTGGGCCCTAGTCCCCTTAGCACATCTGCATCTCCATGCGTGattgattgaaaataaaatgaagaaaagggaCAAACAAAGCAAATGGAAACTGTTGTTACAAACGAGAGTGATGTCTCTACATTTGTGATCCAACCCAACCTAATGCATCTCATTGCAACCCCTAGTTTattctctctttgttttgatttctctttgtatttattatctattttctatcatttgtgATAATTAATTATGAACCACAAATAATATtcatttggttactatttatataaTAGATtgtataattaaaaataagtttggtaTGCCTATTTGTAGAATATATTATGGGAAAAATAACACGACTTCCTTGTGTGTGTCTACACCTAACCTGTGTAGACACAGGTAGGTGCAAAGAGATTGTGTTGACCCCTCCCATACGTTGGAGATGTCTCTACTCGACCTCCTCATTGGTTTACGTGCTCGTGTAGTGCCCACACACAAATGAGTAGCGttaaaatataagaaataagACATCGTCTAGGAGTGAGGGGGTTGTGCACAAACATAGATGGGTGAAATGACCACTCTACCCATGAAAGATGGGAATGAGTTTGCCCATTCATGCATTTCTGTAAATTTTTCTAATTGTGGGGTTCCTTTTACGATTAATGCCTTATTTCTTCAAATATTCCAATCAAATCCTCCCCATCTTGTCCATATAAATACACTTTCCAGTAACATGCAGTCACACCCAAGCAAACATCATTGTTAAGAATTCCCTCAAAAGTGTTTAtgttggatggagagagagagagagagagagagagagagagagagagagagagcccataGTTAATTCATGGGCTTTGGCCTAATGCATTGTATGCATCAGTGGTGTAGATTTAAGATGTGAAAACGAAACTGTTTTGCGTTgtagatttttatttgaaaaatctaaaaatagtgGAAACTACCTATTTACACTTGATTTCGAAGGAATTAGagcacatgctcattaaagtAGCGCACAAAtccaaataaagagaaaattacactcccctccctgtATGTTTCGAGTATTATATAGTCCTTCCTTATGAGGTTTGAAATTACACTCCCTTCCCTTCTAAGTTTTAGATTCTATCAATCGCATCCCAACCGTGAGTGATGAATTGTTaagtgtaggggtgtcaattcgtagCCTGACCCGACTAAATCGATTGGGACCGAACATTTATAGATcagcccggcccggaccgtttattaaacgtgtcggacttgagcccgacccgtttataaatggtcggtctcgattttgctacCTGGACCGTCGgtgcccgatcgagaccgaccgaataacactCGACCAAGACCAACCTATTGTGTActgacttggcccgaccctttaatgattgtagaatacctattttaccccccaaattaaagaataaaaactaaaaagtaaagagatgttcacattttaaataatggttatatttggtatcatttattgatttattgtcatttttttgggcttgcatgagtgggccagaatataagagcacattttaaagagggtccgtttaaaaaccgattaaagccagtttaacattaaacatgtccatagcctgattaaggcccgactaaagcccgattaaggtagcccaattatagtccgaggccgaccgaccgaatataaagtgtaccatgccgtCAATAACTAaacccgattagttaaatgggcggacacggtgtagcctttgaaagtatTCAAGCCCAATTAAGCCCGACCAAAAACGGAccagcccgaccggttgacacccctagttaagtgtattacacttttttcataaactccaaaatacccttagtcTAGGAACTGACGATTTTGCCCCTAACTTATTATCGTCTTCTCCCTTCTATAAGTTGCAGAGGGTTTATTCTCTTTATTCTAACTGAATTTGCAGAGTATATGCTAATCAAGAGTGCAAATCCTCCCTTAGTCCATATGAGATGTGGATATATGGCGGCAAAGCTAAACATGTCGCACAATGTTGAAACTTTCATCCCGAACTGGCATTCTCCCTCTAAACTTAAGCTGCACCATAAGTATACACTATTGAAGTTCTAGAAACAATCTTTTTCTTGATCCATGTTACTGTTTATTAACATGTAACTCTAAGATCAAcaaatttgataaaattcttctt includes the following:
- the LOC122072709 gene encoding L-type lectin-domain containing receptor kinase IV.2-like, which codes for MKAFRVFLQLLFFACVIAETSFIYNGFHNVTLSLYGASYIKPDGILSVISNSPKNIGHVFYPSPLQLKLSNPSSPTVSFSTTFVFSISPMYPKIGGHGLAFILSSTKDLQDCLPNQYLGLPNDASIAKSSTCLLAVEFDVVRNIELNDINDNHVGIDVNSLTSNVSVPATFFSGSGSNKTHSIDLKSGAPVTAWIEYSSKEELINVAISPFGIPKPERPLISFPLDLSSVINEYMYVGFSSSTGLLFAAHDVLGWSFRINGRADDLDPSKLPSLVKAKVVVRHSRKGLAIGLILVSFSLVLLMISGAIRVVRWPKHEDDLLEDWEIEYGAYRFEYSELLKATCEFGEKNLIGRGGFGCVYKGVIPSTGLEVAIKKVAHDSRQGKKEFLAEIISMGRLRHRNLVQLHGWCRRNNELLLIYDYVPNGSLDKLLFHSPKEILTWDQRFKILIGAGQALLYLHEECDQRVLHRDVKSSNVLIDADLNAKLGDFGLSRIYDHGINPQTTYVVGTLGYLAPELTRTGKATTSTDVYSYGAFMLEVACGRRPIEPEKNEQELVLVDWVSELHSQRDILRAIDPLLDFYNPEEAELVLSLGLLCSHPLPHCRPNMRKVVQFLLRDASLPSLPPDLHLELSGLVSESLDAYFNFSDPLGHRMNYSDSISTSVLSLDKNDVGQASRVTF